CCTGGGTCCCGGCGCGGGGCACGACGGTGGCCGCATCGTCTTCGAGGGCACGCCGGCCGCCCTCGTGGCCGACGCCTCCACGCTCACCGGGCGGCACCTGAAGGAGTACGTGGGGGCCTGAGCAGCGGGGCAGGCCGGGTGCTCGGCCGGCCCGCGCTCAGCCGGCGCGCTCAGCCCAGGAGGGAGAGCCCGCAGGCCAGCGCGAAGCCGACCACGGTGACGAGGCCCGCGGTCTCGCCGCCCTGCTCTCGCGCCTCGGGGATCATCGTGTCGATGAGCATGACCAGCAGGGCGCCGGCCGCGAAGCCCTGGACGCCGGCGGTCATGCCCGGCGTCGCCAGCTCGGCGAGCAGGCCGCCGACGACCGTGGCCAGGATGCAGACCACGGTGACGACCGACCACTGCGTGAGCACGTGGCGGCGGGTCTTGCCCGCGCGCAGCAGGTCCGCGGAGGAGCCGATGGCCTCGGGCAGGTTGGAGACGAAGATCGCCACCACCAGGGCCAGGGAGATCTCCCCGCCGGCGGCCAGGCCGACGCCGAGGACGACCTGCTCGGGGATGCCGTCGAGGAGCGCGCCGACCGTGAGGGCCGCGCCGCTGCCGCCGCCGGAGCCGCCGCCGCGGCGTTCCACGACCCGGTTGGCGGTGAAGTACGCGGCCGCGCCGAGGGCCAGGCCGACGCCCACGGCGACGGCGCCGCCGGTGTTCACGCCCTCCTCCGCCAGCTCGAGGGACACGGAGGCGATGAGCGCGCCCGCGCCGAACGCCAGGATGCGGCCGATGGTGGGCCGGTGCCAGTCGCGGGCGAGGGCGAGGAGGGCACCGAGGAGCAGGGAGGAGGCGGAGACGACGCCCCACAGGAGGATCTGGGTCACCCCCGCAGGGTAGTCCTCCCGCGGGTCAGCGCGGGAGCTCGTGCAGCAGCCGCTCGGCCACGCGGCGGCCCGAGACCAGCGCCCCCTGGATGGAGGCGGTGTCCCGATGGTCGCCGGCGGCGTAGACGCGCTCGGCGACCCGCGCCTCGGCCCGCAGCCGCAGCGGGGCGGCCTGCACGGGCAGGGCGTGGGGGACGTCGTCCCGGGCCAGCAGGTCCCAGTCGGACGCGTCGACGCCCCAGATGCGCGCCGCGTGGGCGCGCGCCTGCGCGTCGGTGACGGCCGGGGCGGACGGGTCCAGCAGGGCCGTGGCCTCCACCAGCGGCGTGCCGTCCGGGGAGAGGCCCGGCGCCGCCGCCGTCATCACCGCGGTGTGCACCAGCGGCCCGGAGCCGGTGCCGTCCACGGCGAGGAAGCGCTCGCGGGCCGGGGCCGAGGGGGCGCGGAACCACCAGGTGGTCAGGCCTCGGGAGGGGACGGGGAGGCGATCCGTGGCCGCCTCGGGGAGCAGTCCGGTGAAGGCCTCCGGACCCACCGCCAGCACCGCCGCGCGGGCGTGCAGCGGGGCGCCGCCGGCCACGTCCACCACGACGCCGTCGGCGGCCGGCCGCACGGCGGTCACCGACGCACCCGTGGTCACCCGCGTCCCCGCGGCCCGGACGCGGGCCGCGAGCTGCTCCGGCAGCGCGGCCACGCCGCGGGCGGGCACGCCCGGCGTGCCGAGCACGAACATCCGCACCAGCAGCTCCGTGAACCGGGACGACGTCGTGAGGTCCGGGTCGGCGAGCACCCCGCGCAGGAACGGCTCGAGGACGGCATCGCGCAGCGGGCCCCGCACGCCCGCCCGGTCCCACGCCTCGATGAGGGGCGCGTCCATGCGGTGCTTGGCCACCCGCGGCGCGGCGAGGGCGGGCGCCGCCCAGCGGGACAGCGCCGCGAGCTCCCGCGCATCGAGCAGGCCGTGCCGGACGCCGTCGCGGAGGGTGCGGGCGGCGAGCCGGGGCTCCCGGCGGGGGTCGGCCAGGAGCGCGAGCCCGCGGCGCGTGCGGACCCGCACGCCCGCGCCGAAGGGCCGCAGCCCCAGGGCGTCGACGTCGGCGTGCCGGGGCAGCTCCGGGTAGGCGGGGTTCACCAGCTGGAAGCCGCGGTCCAGGACGAAGCCGTCCACGGTGCGGGTGCGCTGGCGCCCGCCGACCTCGGCCTCGCGCTCCAGCACGCGCACGCTCAGGCCGGCCTCGGCGAGGGTGCGGGCGGCGACGAGTCCGGCCAGGCCGGCGCCGACGACGATGACGTCAGAGGGGGTCTCCATGCGCCCCAGTATGGGCCACGGAACCCTCACTTGGCCTGGGCGTAGGACTCCACCTGGGCCACGGTGAGCGGGAAGTCCACGGGCGCGGCGCCGAAGAGCAGCCGACCCGCCTGGGATGCCGCCTCCGTGACGATGCGGGCGACGGCGCCGGCCTCCTCGGCGGGTCCGTGGAGCACCACCTCGTCGTGCACGAAGAACACGAGGGCCGTGCTCAGCCCCGCCCGGTGGAGCCCGCCGCGGATCTGCCCCATCCAGCACAGCGCCCACTCCGCGGCCGTGCCCTGGACCACGAAGTTCCGGGTGAACCGTCCCGCCGACCGGCGCAGCGAGCGGGCTCGGGCCTCGGCCTCCCGGGTGGAGCGGTCGGCCACGCGCTCGAGCCAGCGCTCCGCGGGCGCGGGGGAGGTGCGCCCCAGCCACGTGTGGACCGGGCGGCCCGCCTCGCCGTCGGCGGCGGCGGCCTCGAGCATCGCGAGGGCGGCCGGGTAGAGGCGGCGCAGGTGGGGCAGCAGGGCGGCGGAGTCGCCGGTGGTCGCCCCGTACATGGCCCCCAGCAGGGCCACCTTCGCGCGGGAGCGGTCGTCCAGCGCCGTGCCGGCGGAGCGGCCCTGCTCCGCGACCTCCCGGTAGAGGTCCGGGGTGGCGCCGGCCGCCGCGAGCGCGGCGTCCCGGGACATCGCGGCCAGGATGCGCGGCTCCACCTGGGAGGCGTCCGCCACGGTGAGCACGTGGCCCGGGTCGGCGCGGACGGCGTCGCGCACCCCCGAGGGCACCTGCATGGCCCCGCCGCCGTGGGCGGCCCACCGGCCGGTGACGACGCCGCCCACCAGGTAGGTGGGACGGAACCGGCCGTCGCGGGCCCAGGTGTCCAGCCAGTGCCAGCCGTGGGCGGTCCACAGCCGGTAGAGGGCCTTGTACTCCAGCAGCGGGGCGATGAGGGCCTCCCGGGCCTGCCGTTGCGCCCCGCCCTGGTCCGCCCACGCGGTGAGCTCCCACTTGCGGGTGGAGTCGACGGTCACCCCGGCGGTCTGCAGGGCGCGCAGCAGCGCCGGCGGGGAGTCCGGGTTGAGCCCGGGGGACCCGAGCGCCGCCGCCACCCGCTCGCCGAGGGCCTGGAGCCGGGCGGGGCGAGCCCCCTCCGGAGGGCGGGGGCCGAGCTGCTCGGCGAGGAGGGCTTCGTGCACGTCCGCGCGCCAGGGCAGGCCGGCGTGGTGCATCTCGGCGGCGACGAGCGCCCCCTGGGACTCTGCCGCCAGGAGCAGCCGCAGGCGGTGCGGGTGCGCCGAGGCCGCCACGGCGGCCTGCTGGGCCGCCAGCTCCCGGGCGAGCGCCGCGGCGTCGGGGGCGGGCTCGGGGCCGGCCAGCTCGAACATGGCCCCCTGCCCGGGGGCCCGACGGGCGGTGGCCGGGTCCTCGGCCTCGGGCTCGTGGACGGGCAGGTCTACCGTCGGGGCGTACGCCAGTCCCGCGGCGGCCGCCCCACGGAGGATCCGCTGGCCGAGGGAGAGGTCCCGGCACCGGTCCCACCGCACGCCCGCCGCCAGCAGCGCCGGATAGACCTCGGCCGCGTCGGCCACCGTCCACCGCACGACGGCGGGGTCCACGCCCAGCCGCCCCGGCAGGGCCCGCACCACGTCCGCCAGCTCGTCCCGCGCGAACCGGGCCACGGGTCCCCCGTCCCCCTGACCGGGCGACGCATCCGCGGGGGAGGGGGCGGCGTCGTCGGGCAGGACCAGGGCGCACCATCTCCCGGGCGGGGTGCCGGGAGCGGGATCCGGGCCGAGGACGATGACCATCCGCCCATTCTCGCCCGTGCCCCGCACCGGGGGTCGAGCCCTGTGCCGCGGCGGTGCGCCGCCTAGACTCGAGTCAGCGGCTCGCTGTGACCGCCCGCACACCATTGGAGGGACCCGTGACCGAGAACCAGCACCCCGACGACCCCCGCCGTCCGGAGGACACCGGGGGCGGCGCCGTCCCCGGTGAGTCCGCCCGCCACGGCGTGGAGGAGGGCGCACCCGAGGCCGGCGCCGCCGGCTGGCCGGACAAGCCCCCGTCCGCCGGCTGGCCGGACCACACGCCGGTCACGGGCACCGGGCACGGCT
This sequence is a window from Micrococcus porci. Protein-coding genes within it:
- a CDS encoding NAD(P)/FAD-dependent oxidoreductase, whose product is METPSDVIVVGAGLAGLVAARTLAEAGLSVRVLEREAEVGGRQRTRTVDGFVLDRGFQLVNPAYPELPRHADVDALGLRPFGAGVRVRTRRGLALLADPRREPRLAARTLRDGVRHGLLDARELAALSRWAAPALAAPRVAKHRMDAPLIEAWDRAGVRGPLRDAVLEPFLRGVLADPDLTTSSRFTELLVRMFVLGTPGVPARGVAALPEQLAARVRAAGTRVTTGASVTAVRPAADGVVVDVAGGAPLHARAAVLAVGPEAFTGLLPEAATDRLPVPSRGLTTWWFRAPSAPARERFLAVDGTGSGPLVHTAVMTAAAPGLSPDGTPLVEATALLDPSAPAVTDAQARAHAARIWGVDASDWDLLARDDVPHALPVQAAPLRLRAEARVAERVYAAGDHRDTASIQGALVSGRRVAERLLHELPR
- a CDS encoding bifunctional 3'-5' exonuclease/DNA polymerase, whose amino-acid sequence is MVIVLGPDPAPGTPPGRWCALVLPDDAAPSPADASPGQGDGGPVARFARDELADVVRALPGRLGVDPAVVRWTVADAAEVYPALLAAGVRWDRCRDLSLGQRILRGAAAAGLAYAPTVDLPVHEPEAEDPATARRAPGQGAMFELAGPEPAPDAAALARELAAQQAAVAASAHPHRLRLLLAAESQGALVAAEMHHAGLPWRADVHEALLAEQLGPRPPEGARPARLQALGERVAAALGSPGLNPDSPPALLRALQTAGVTVDSTRKWELTAWADQGGAQRQAREALIAPLLEYKALYRLWTAHGWHWLDTWARDGRFRPTYLVGGVVTGRWAAHGGGAMQVPSGVRDAVRADPGHVLTVADASQVEPRILAAMSRDAALAAAGATPDLYREVAEQGRSAGTALDDRSRAKVALLGAMYGATTGDSAALLPHLRRLYPAALAMLEAAAADGEAGRPVHTWLGRTSPAPAERWLERVADRSTREAEARARSLRRSAGRFTRNFVVQGTAAEWALCWMGQIRGGLHRAGLSTALVFFVHDEVVLHGPAEEAGAVARIVTEAASQAGRLLFGAAPVDFPLTVAQVESYAQAK
- a CDS encoding ZIP family metal transporter — protein: MTQILLWGVVSASSLLLGALLALARDWHRPTIGRILAFGAGALIASVSLELAEEGVNTGGAVAVGVGLALGAAAYFTANRVVERRGGGSGGGSGAALTVGALLDGIPEQVVLGVGLAAGGEISLALVVAIFVSNLPEAIGSSADLLRAGKTRRHVLTQWSVVTVVCILATVVGGLLAELATPGMTAGVQGFAAGALLVMLIDTMIPEAREQGGETAGLVTVVGFALACGLSLLG